The following coding sequences are from one Oceanococcus sp. HetDA_MAG_MS8 window:
- a CDS encoding DUF2817 domain-containing protein, translating into MKHIRESLQELLHRHEQRLQSRTLLELGAGGQHWPLQVVHLGSQDPVAPRVFVVGGIHGNERIGVDVVMAFLHSLLEQLRWDAYLQALMQSIHVVVVPVANPSGYALGQRATQDGIDLMRNAPLDSPQPHWLAGGQRLSRHLPWFRGHALAAENVALIRLIEEQTRHATFSLSVDCHSGFGSTNRLWFPWAHKQEPMPHLAEIYALRTLFRQTYPHHIGYRIEPQCQHYMTHGDLWDFLYARHLARRRGLFLPLTLEMGSWLWVRKNPRQLFRKHGWFNPQVPHRRRRILRQHLLLLQFLLRAAANHTAWLPLQAERDQIFGDAQNYWAEHFGLVEPASNSRISEPSAKPADSLPRQP; encoded by the coding sequence ATGAAACACATTCGCGAGTCCCTGCAAGAGCTACTGCATCGCCATGAACAAAGGCTACAGTCGCGTACGCTCTTAGAGCTGGGCGCAGGGGGCCAACATTGGCCGTTGCAGGTGGTGCACCTAGGCAGCCAGGACCCTGTGGCACCTCGAGTGTTCGTTGTCGGCGGCATTCATGGCAATGAGCGCATTGGCGTGGATGTGGTGATGGCCTTTCTGCATTCCTTACTCGAACAGTTGCGCTGGGATGCGTACTTGCAGGCGCTGATGCAGTCCATCCATGTCGTGGTGGTGCCCGTCGCCAACCCCAGTGGATACGCCTTAGGCCAACGCGCTACCCAAGACGGCATTGATTTAATGCGCAATGCTCCTTTGGACTCACCCCAGCCCCACTGGTTAGCCGGAGGGCAGCGCCTTAGTCGCCACCTGCCCTGGTTTCGCGGACATGCCCTGGCCGCCGAAAATGTCGCACTGATCAGGTTGATTGAGGAGCAGACCCGACACGCCACCTTTAGCTTGAGCGTGGACTGCCATAGCGGCTTTGGCAGCACGAACCGCCTGTGGTTTCCTTGGGCGCATAAGCAAGAGCCCATGCCGCACCTTGCCGAGATTTACGCTCTGCGCACCCTATTCCGGCAAACCTACCCGCACCACATTGGCTACAGAATTGAGCCCCAATGCCAGCATTACATGACCCATGGTGACCTCTGGGATTTTCTCTATGCGCGGCATCTGGCGCGCCGCCGCGGCTTGTTTCTGCCCCTCACTTTGGAAATGGGCAGCTGGCTCTGGGTGCGCAAAAACCCCCGCCAGCTCTTTCGCAAACATGGATGGTTTAACCCCCAGGTTCCTCACCGGCGGCGGCGCATCCTGCGCCAACATTTGCTGTTGCTGCAGTTTTTACTGCGTGCCGCGGCCAACCACACGGCATGGCTACCGCTGCAGGCCGAGCGTGACCAGATATTTGGTGATGCGCAGAATTATTGGGCGGAACATTTTGGCCTGGTCGAGCCCGCGTCAAACTCAAGAATCAGCGAACCCAGCGCCAAGCCAGCAGACTCGCTCCCACGGCAGCCATAG
- a CDS encoding MFS transporter, which produces MTQALSGGLYTRLSAYYFHFYAVLGLMLPFFGLWMAERGLSAAQIGAVLAAHGLTRIVLPPLWAAWADASGKRLVIIQWASLACAMGLLLLPLAHSFWTVLGAVLLFSVFWNATMPQFEAYTLGQLAQRGGDYSRIRLWGSVGFVLAVVGGGAAFDYWDLQPLPLAMALLVVGMTIAARGLPADHCVPRSVVQGSIFSTLRRPVVLALLGACMLHQFSFAPYYGFFSLYLEQQGWGKTSTGLLWAFGVICEIVMFIWTGSLIRRFGLRRIFLFAMLTTVARWSLLEWTVQWLPGLLLLQALHLSSFGLYHAAGVQLIHREFEAHQRGRGQALYVSLSFGVGGSLGSAAAGGLWDWAGPDWAYRMAAMAAVGASLLAWRWVR; this is translated from the coding sequence ATGACCCAGGCCCTCAGCGGCGGCCTCTACACTCGTTTATCGGCCTACTACTTCCATTTTTACGCCGTTCTCGGCTTGATGCTGCCATTCTTTGGTTTGTGGATGGCGGAGCGTGGTCTGAGTGCGGCGCAAATAGGCGCAGTACTCGCGGCTCATGGTCTCACCCGCATTGTTCTGCCTCCACTATGGGCGGCCTGGGCTGATGCAAGTGGGAAGCGGCTGGTCATTATTCAGTGGGCCAGCCTGGCATGTGCAATGGGGTTGTTGTTGTTACCCCTGGCGCATAGCTTTTGGACCGTGCTTGGTGCTGTGCTGCTGTTTTCGGTGTTTTGGAACGCCACCATGCCCCAGTTTGAGGCCTATACCTTGGGTCAGTTGGCCCAGCGTGGCGGAGATTATTCGCGAATCCGCCTATGGGGCAGTGTCGGGTTTGTGCTGGCCGTTGTGGGTGGCGGAGCGGCCTTTGACTACTGGGATCTACAGCCTTTGCCCCTAGCGATGGCCCTGTTGGTCGTTGGTATGACCATCGCCGCGCGGGGCCTGCCGGCAGACCATTGCGTGCCACGCTCTGTGGTCCAGGGTTCAATATTTAGCACCTTGCGTCGCCCCGTGGTGCTGGCCCTGCTGGGCGCCTGCATGCTGCATCAGTTCAGTTTTGCGCCCTATTACGGGTTCTTTTCGCTGTATTTAGAGCAACAAGGCTGGGGAAAGACCAGTACGGGCTTGCTCTGGGCCTTCGGGGTCATCTGCGAAATCGTCATGTTCATCTGGACCGGCAGCCTGATTCGTCGCTTTGGTCTACGGCGCATTTTCTTGTTTGCCATGCTCACCACAGTGGCGCGCTGGAGCCTGCTGGAATGGACGGTTCAGTGGCTACCGGGACTGTTGTTGCTCCAAGCCTTGCATCTGAGTAGCTTCGGCCTGTATCACGCGGCTGGCGTGCAGCTGATTCACCGCGAATTTGAGGCGCACCAGCGCGGGCGTGGGCAAGCCCTCTATGTTTCGTTGAGCTTTGGTGTGGGTGGCTCCCTGGGTTCCGCTGCGGCAGGAGGGCTATGGGATTGGGCCGGTCCAGATTGGGCTTACAGGATGGCGGCTATGGCTGCCGTGGGAGCGAGTCTGCTGGCTTGGCGCTGGGTTCGCTGA
- the aroC gene encoding chorismate synthase yields MSGNSFGRLFTVTTFGESHGVALGAIIDGCPPGLSLSAENIQADLDRRKPGQSKYVTQRREDDAVEILSGVFEGKTTGTPIGLLIRNKDQRSRDYDKIKQVFRPNHADYAYDQKYGFRDYRGGGRSSARETAARVAAGAIAKAALQHWWGVEIRGCMVQMGELRMQLRDWSAVNDNPFFSPDPDRIPELEAYINQIRRDGDSIGAELYVEATGVPPGWGEPVFDRLDADIAHALMSINAVKGVALGDGFDVVAMRGSEHRDEMSAEGFLSNHSGGVSGGISTGQVITARLALKPTSSIIIPGQTITRDGEDTEMRTTGRHDPCVGVRATPIAEAMLALTLLDHALRQRGQNGHVESRTPRVAAQVPDTE; encoded by the coding sequence ATGTCTGGAAATAGTTTTGGCCGTCTGTTTACGGTAACGACCTTCGGTGAATCGCACGGCGTAGCCCTGGGCGCCATTATTGACGGTTGCCCTCCGGGTCTGTCCCTCAGTGCGGAAAATATTCAGGCGGATTTGGACCGCCGTAAGCCCGGCCAGTCCAAATACGTTACCCAGCGCCGCGAAGATGATGCGGTGGAGATCCTCAGCGGCGTCTTCGAGGGCAAAACAACGGGTACTCCTATTGGCCTTCTGATCCGCAACAAAGACCAGCGCTCACGCGACTACGACAAGATTAAACAGGTGTTCAGGCCCAACCATGCCGACTACGCCTACGATCAAAAATACGGCTTTAGGGATTACCGCGGTGGCGGGCGTTCTTCGGCGCGAGAGACGGCCGCTCGTGTGGCGGCAGGTGCTATTGCCAAAGCGGCCTTACAGCATTGGTGGGGGGTTGAGATTCGTGGTTGCATGGTGCAGATGGGTGAGCTGCGGATGCAGCTGCGCGACTGGTCAGCCGTGAATGACAACCCCTTTTTCAGTCCGGACCCAGACCGTATTCCGGAGTTAGAGGCCTATATCAATCAAATTCGTCGCGATGGAGACTCCATCGGTGCTGAGCTGTATGTCGAGGCGACCGGGGTCCCGCCCGGCTGGGGGGAGCCAGTCTTCGATCGCTTGGATGCTGATATTGCCCATGCACTCATGAGTATTAATGCCGTCAAAGGCGTCGCGCTCGGGGATGGCTTTGACGTGGTTGCCATGCGCGGCTCCGAGCATCGCGATGAAATGTCGGCCGAGGGGTTTTTAAGTAACCATTCCGGTGGGGTCAGTGGTGGCATCTCTACCGGGCAAGTGATTACTGCCAGGCTGGCTCTCAAGCCGACCTCGAGCATCATTATTCCTGGGCAGACCATTACGCGCGATGGTGAAGACACGGAAATGCGAACCACTGGCCGTCACGACCCCTGCGTGGGTGTGCGTGCGACGCCAATTGCCGAGGCTATGCTTGCGTTGACCTTGCTCGACCATGCCTTACGTCAGCGCGGCCAGAATGGTCATGTTGAGTCCCGTACTCCGCGTGTGGCCGCGCAGGTGCCGGATACAGAATGA
- the prmB gene encoding 50S ribosomal protein L3 N(5)-glutamine methyltransferase, producing the protein MVSTSPPIEDQLQRVIDWLRYASSQLAKHPVFFGHGTDNSMDEAAALVLGALDLPPDVAAPYLDGVLVAEERDHLATLLQRRIQDRVPVPYLLGWCWYAGYQFAVNEEVLIPRSPLFELIDQRCHPWLASEPSRILDLCTGSGCLAILLALAFPEAQVDASDLSAAALEVARVNRDKFGLQEQLRLLQGDGLQACAEQRYDLILTNPPYVATAEHQSLPAEYTHEPAMALESGADGLDFVRQLLRQAPRHLNPQGVLICEVGSATSALIQEFPQLPFNWLEFDVGGDGVFVLTREELLLLDEE; encoded by the coding sequence ATGGTGTCCACATCTCCCCCCATCGAGGACCAACTGCAGCGCGTCATCGACTGGCTGCGTTACGCCAGCTCTCAGCTGGCCAAGCATCCGGTGTTCTTTGGTCATGGCACCGACAATTCCATGGACGAAGCTGCCGCGCTGGTACTCGGCGCACTGGATCTACCTCCGGATGTCGCGGCACCCTATTTGGACGGGGTATTGGTCGCCGAAGAACGGGATCATCTAGCTACGCTGTTGCAGCGCCGTATTCAGGATCGTGTTCCTGTTCCCTATCTGCTGGGATGGTGTTGGTACGCGGGTTATCAATTCGCGGTCAATGAAGAGGTTTTGATCCCGCGCTCGCCCTTGTTTGAGCTCATCGACCAACGCTGTCACCCCTGGCTGGCCTCTGAGCCCAGTCGCATATTGGACTTGTGCACGGGGAGTGGTTGCTTGGCAATCCTGCTGGCCTTGGCTTTCCCGGAGGCGCAGGTTGATGCCAGTGATTTGTCGGCGGCCGCCCTTGAGGTCGCGCGGGTGAATCGCGATAAATTCGGTTTGCAAGAGCAGCTACGCCTTCTTCAGGGCGATGGCCTTCAGGCCTGCGCGGAGCAGCGCTACGACCTTATCCTCACGAACCCGCCGTACGTGGCAACCGCTGAGCATCAAAGTCTGCCTGCCGAGTACACCCATGAGCCTGCAATGGCCTTGGAGTCCGGCGCGGATGGCTTGGATTTTGTTCGCCAGCTGTTACGACAAGCGCCGCGTCACCTCAACCCGCAGGGCGTATTGATTTGCGAAGTCGGTAGTGCGACCTCAGCGCTGATTCAGGAATTTCCGCAGTTGCCTTTCAACTGGTTGGAGTTTGACGTCGGCGGCGATGGCGTGTTCGTGCTCACCCGTGAAGAGCTGTTGCTCTTAGACGAGGAATAA
- a CDS encoding SCO family protein: protein MKLCKAINCVLCRKAGVPIAPSLILMRRPQLTRLLLSGLAVVLVAGFLIPRLDLGFGSAQMDSGLLLDPARPLQNWPAPLITEDAQAFGLSDFEGAYHLLFFGFASCPDICPNTLLQLARVYRDLPQSIQQQLNVVLVSVDPERDTPAKLRAYVKNFHTDFRALTGPEAAIADLSGQAGIAYMKVDLDEGYTVDHSAALVLLNPQAQIQAYFAPPLKLDSLQSDLISLIQSRS from the coding sequence ATGAAACTGTGCAAGGCGATAAACTGCGTATTGTGCCGCAAAGCCGGCGTTCCTATTGCTCCATCGCTCATCCTTATGCGTCGTCCTCAATTGACCCGCCTTCTCCTTAGTGGCCTTGCCGTTGTTTTGGTCGCCGGATTTCTCATTCCCAGGCTGGATTTGGGCTTTGGCAGCGCTCAGATGGACAGTGGTTTGCTGCTGGATCCCGCACGTCCGCTACAAAATTGGCCAGCGCCACTAATCACGGAGGATGCCCAGGCCTTTGGTTTGAGTGACTTCGAGGGGGCCTATCACCTGCTCTTCTTCGGCTTTGCGAGCTGTCCGGATATTTGCCCGAACACCCTGCTGCAGCTGGCACGGGTCTACCGTGATTTACCGCAGAGCATTCAGCAGCAGCTCAATGTGGTTTTAGTGTCGGTGGATCCTGAGCGCGATACACCCGCAAAGCTGCGCGCCTATGTGAAGAACTTTCACACGGATTTTCGGGCTTTAACGGGGCCTGAAGCCGCCATTGCTGACCTCTCTGGTCAGGCGGGGATTGCCTACATGAAAGTCGATTTGGATGAGGGTTATACGGTGGATCATTCCGCCGCTTTGGTGCTGCTGAACCCCCAGGCGCAGATCCAGGCCTATTTTGCCCCGCCGCTCAAGCTCGACAGTCTGCAAAGTGACCTCATCAGCCTGATTCAAAGCCGCTCCTAA
- the psd gene encoding phosphatidylserine decarboxylase (Phosphatidylserine decarboxylase is synthesized as a single chain precursor. Generation of the pyruvoyl active site from a Ser is coupled to cleavage of a Gly-Ser bond between the larger (beta) and smaller (alpha chains). It is an integral membrane protein.): MRDQAFVALQRVLPTLALTGLAHRVAQSANPRLSQWLIRQAIDAFDINLDEALHSEPEAYSSFNAFFTRALKPGARPFASQPNLISPVDGRISQFGDVREGQIIQAKGLSYSVEELLVDAVQAAKYANGSFITLYLAPSDYHRIHMPVQAQVASMRYQPGRLLAVNPPTVRTAKRVFSRNERLICHLLGQGEHSPSHLALVMVGALFVSGLETVLTGPISPPHGGPSQQFEPRRVLDRGAELGRFNYGSTVILLLPPGWEFQQALKPGDAVRMGQALAAPRR, translated from the coding sequence ATGCGTGATCAGGCATTTGTGGCCCTACAAAGGGTACTACCGACACTGGCTCTGACGGGTCTGGCCCACCGGGTCGCGCAGTCCGCCAACCCCAGGTTATCGCAGTGGCTGATTCGCCAAGCCATTGACGCCTTCGACATCAATTTAGACGAAGCCCTGCACAGCGAACCGGAGGCCTATTCCAGCTTCAATGCCTTTTTCACACGCGCGCTGAAGCCGGGCGCCAGGCCATTTGCTAGTCAGCCCAACCTCATCAGTCCTGTGGATGGACGCATCTCCCAATTTGGAGACGTGCGCGAGGGACAGATCATCCAGGCCAAGGGTCTGAGCTACAGCGTAGAAGAGCTCTTGGTGGATGCGGTGCAAGCGGCAAAGTACGCCAATGGCAGCTTTATAACCCTGTACTTGGCGCCCTCTGATTACCACCGCATTCACATGCCTGTACAGGCCCAGGTCGCGTCTATGCGCTACCAACCAGGGCGCTTGCTCGCGGTTAACCCGCCCACCGTACGCACGGCCAAGCGCGTGTTTAGTCGTAACGAGCGTTTAATTTGCCACCTACTAGGACAGGGCGAACACAGTCCGAGTCATCTTGCGCTGGTCATGGTGGGCGCGCTGTTTGTCAGCGGGCTGGAAACGGTACTCACCGGTCCCATTTCCCCACCCCATGGCGGCCCTAGCCAACAGTTTGAGCCGCGGCGCGTACTGGACCGGGGTGCAGAGCTGGGCCGGTTCAACTATGGCAGCACCGTCATATTGTTATTGCCGCCTGGCTGGGAGTTTCAGCAAGCGCTCAAACCCGGCGACGCAGTCAGGATGGGCCAAGCCCTAGCCGCACCCAGGCGCTGA
- a CDS encoding bile acid:sodium symporter family protein: protein MQSSGLITVGLPIALFIIMAGMGLSLTPKDFYRVVEQPRGVIVGTLGQMILVPLLGFLVATIFVPHSAALAAGIVLVALCPGGTTSNLICYLARADLALSITLTVIASLLTILSIPPLLNLAMEHIMGDGEVVHLPFLKTLITMGVIIVLPTLLGMIVRRANPALAHKLEPWISKFSAFVLVAIIVAIVVTQWGQIPGWVAQGLLPVVVLNFAALACAYVLALATGLNPYDRMTVMVELSLKNTTIGLLVALSLIGDVEMAIPSAIYGLFMYASAFVLVRYGRRNLKAQDPLPA, encoded by the coding sequence ATGCAATCTAGTGGCCTGATTACCGTGGGCTTGCCCATTGCCTTGTTCATCATCATGGCGGGGATGGGGCTAAGCTTGACCCCCAAGGACTTCTACAGGGTGGTTGAACAACCCCGCGGGGTGATCGTAGGAACGCTGGGTCAGATGATCCTGGTGCCCTTGCTCGGCTTCCTGGTAGCCACCATCTTCGTGCCGCACTCCGCGGCACTAGCCGCCGGCATCGTACTAGTCGCCTTATGCCCTGGGGGCACCACCTCTAACCTCATCTGCTACCTAGCGCGAGCGGACCTTGCGCTGTCCATCACGCTCACTGTGATCGCTAGCCTGCTGACCATCCTCAGCATTCCGCCCCTACTGAACTTGGCCATGGAACACATCATGGGCGACGGCGAAGTGGTACACCTGCCCTTCCTAAAAACGCTGATCACCATGGGCGTGATTATTGTTTTACCCACTCTCTTAGGGATGATCGTGCGGCGAGCCAACCCTGCCCTCGCGCATAAACTGGAGCCCTGGATCAGCAAGTTTTCGGCCTTTGTACTGGTCGCCATTATTGTGGCCATTGTCGTCACTCAATGGGGCCAGATTCCAGGCTGGGTCGCTCAGGGCTTGTTGCCCGTGGTGGTCTTGAACTTCGCCGCTCTTGCTTGCGCTTATGTACTCGCTCTCGCCACAGGCCTGAATCCTTATGACCGAATGACGGTCATGGTAGAGCTCAGCCTGAAAAACACCACCATAGGATTACTGGTCGCGCTATCGCTGATTGGCGATGTAGAAATGGCCATTCCTTCGGCAATCTATGGGCTGTTTATGTACGCCAGCGCCTTTGTGTTGGTGCGCTATGGGCGCCGCAACCTCAAAGCCCAGGACCCATTACCGGCGTGA
- a CDS encoding chemotaxis response regulator protein-glutamate methylesterase: protein MPVRILVVDDSALARHVLKDILNSVDDFEVVGTAQDPYVARDMIKQHSPDVVTLDVEMPRMDGLVFLENLMRLRPTPVVMVSSLTVKGADVTLRALELGAVDFVSKPALGLAEGLREHAAELEAKIRVAAKARLQPLKPGIAKGASKQAAPQLGYSTTYKLVAMGASTGGTEALREVISALPADAPAVVVTQHIPASFSRPFAERVDRASAMSVVQAEDNQQILPGHVYIAPGDQHLEIVKSGARWLCRLSGAPPVNRHRPSVDVMFDSVVTACGKNACGVLLTGMGEDGARGMLRMKQAGAHTMIQDEASSVVWGMPGAAAKLDAAERILNLHDVPQAIVDWVGKNR, encoded by the coding sequence ATGCCTGTACGGATTCTGGTAGTGGATGACTCGGCTCTGGCCAGACATGTTCTGAAGGACATTCTGAACAGCGTTGATGATTTCGAGGTCGTAGGCACCGCCCAGGACCCCTATGTGGCGCGAGACATGATCAAGCAGCATTCTCCGGACGTCGTCACTTTAGACGTCGAGATGCCGCGGATGGACGGTCTAGTCTTTCTTGAAAATCTGATGCGCCTGCGCCCAACGCCTGTGGTGATGGTGTCATCGCTCACGGTCAAGGGCGCAGATGTAACCCTACGCGCATTGGAGCTGGGCGCTGTCGATTTTGTGTCGAAGCCGGCCTTGGGTTTGGCCGAAGGCCTGCGTGAACATGCCGCTGAGCTGGAAGCCAAAATTCGGGTGGCTGCAAAAGCCAGGCTGCAACCCCTCAAACCGGGCATCGCAAAAGGGGCCTCCAAGCAAGCTGCACCGCAGCTGGGTTACAGCACCACCTATAAATTGGTGGCGATGGGGGCCTCAACTGGCGGGACGGAAGCCCTACGTGAAGTCATTTCTGCACTTCCGGCCGATGCCCCCGCAGTGGTGGTGACCCAGCATATTCCCGCTAGTTTCTCCAGGCCCTTTGCCGAGCGCGTGGACCGAGCCAGTGCTATGTCTGTAGTGCAAGCCGAAGACAACCAGCAGATCCTGCCGGGCCACGTGTATATCGCGCCGGGAGACCAACACCTAGAAATTGTGAAGAGTGGGGCCCGCTGGTTATGTCGGCTCTCCGGGGCCCCGCCAGTAAACCGTCATCGCCCTTCGGTAGACGTGATGTTTGATTCTGTGGTCACCGCTTGCGGCAAAAACGCTTGCGGCGTCTTGCTGACGGGCATGGGCGAGGATGGAGCGAGAGGCATGCTTCGGATGAAGCAGGCCGGTGCCCACACCATGATTCAGGACGAGGCATCCAGCGTGGTCTGGGGAATGCCGGGTGCGGCGGCAAAACTAGACGCCGCGGAACGCATCTTGAATCTGCACGACGTTCCACAAGCCATCGTTGATTGGGTGGGTAAGAACCGATGA
- a CDS encoding PAS domain-containing protein: MSIETTDAPPQASNPWQLWGEVVPSAVLSAKCDIVEISPALAKSLGIDAKRAAGKSLAQLLNVGDAEYHQLEESVTALRESGEPQSFALRVFDASRQQRWWTITLASAGHDDAASDELLMTAVDNTPALSRVHDNQAQVDAIHRGQAVISFDLVGNILDANDNFLAAVGYARDEIVGQHHRLFVDKNTAKSKEYREFWAMLGRGQFHAGRYCRIRKDGSQIWIQATYNPIFDPDGKPIKVVKYAVDVTAQVVQELAMKNAIAQAQEIATSRDIDKRVSVDLEEGGAVDLAKCFNDLLEGLCETRERELEVAGKNQRIRSALDNVTANVMIADNERRITYMNEAVRLMLAKAESDIRKDLPGFKVDGLVGTCIDSFHKNPKHQSSMLEFLEKPHHTEIQLGGRTFALIASPVLDETGTRLGTVVEWGDRTAELKMQAEIAAREAREREIAAENLRIRNALDNVTANVMIADNDRRITYLNTSVRQMLSTAESDIGKELSSFRVEGLIGTCIDAFHKNPDHQMNMLRHLEQPHHTTIRLGGRTFGLIASPVIDDAGERLATVVEWQDQTAELAVENEVKNIVQAAVDGDYSQRLNTANKEGFLAALAEGLNQLLAVNENAFSEIQRFMANLAEGDLSSRVNIQGAGVFARLRSEADTTIDNLTDLVKQIQRAAGTISQSSNEIAGSNDDLSRRTEQQAANLEETASSIEQLTRTVDQNASSAENANKLAIGASDVAGKGGAVVQKVVETMSSISQASKKIADIITVIDEIAFQTNILALNAAVEAARAGEQGRGFAVVASEVRSLAQRSAEAAKEITSLISDSVTRVKTGAELVDDAGKTMTDIVSSVNQVTDIIAQIAQASQEQSQGIAQVNQTISELDQVTQQNSAMVEESSNNAQAMRQEAHGLVGLVQNFRLEPQPGAGHGVRTAHPPGVASAAGAQVSHSSSVSNKVQPPQQHRASPAARPMQ, from the coding sequence ATGAGTATTGAGACCACTGACGCGCCACCACAAGCGAGTAACCCCTGGCAGCTCTGGGGGGAAGTCGTTCCGAGCGCTGTTCTCAGCGCAAAGTGTGACATTGTCGAGATCAGCCCGGCCTTGGCAAAATCTTTAGGGATCGACGCCAAGCGCGCTGCCGGCAAAAGCCTGGCGCAATTGCTGAACGTTGGTGATGCGGAATACCACCAACTCGAAGAATCCGTGACTGCTTTACGCGAATCTGGCGAGCCCCAGTCATTTGCGCTGCGTGTCTTTGACGCCTCCCGACAGCAGCGGTGGTGGACCATCACCCTGGCTTCAGCCGGACACGACGACGCGGCTTCCGATGAGTTATTGATGACCGCCGTCGATAACACCCCGGCTCTGTCGCGGGTTCATGACAATCAAGCCCAAGTGGATGCTATTCACCGCGGCCAAGCCGTGATTAGCTTTGATTTGGTAGGCAACATTCTTGACGCCAATGACAACTTCCTGGCGGCAGTGGGCTATGCGCGGGATGAAATTGTCGGTCAGCATCACCGCTTATTTGTCGACAAAAACACAGCTAAATCCAAAGAGTATCGAGAGTTCTGGGCCATGCTGGGACGTGGACAATTCCATGCCGGCCGGTATTGCCGTATTCGCAAAGATGGGAGTCAGATCTGGATTCAGGCGACCTATAACCCCATTTTTGATCCCGATGGAAAACCCATCAAGGTGGTCAAATATGCAGTCGACGTGACTGCGCAGGTAGTGCAGGAATTAGCGATGAAGAATGCCATCGCTCAGGCCCAGGAGATTGCGACCAGCCGCGATATTGATAAACGTGTGAGTGTTGATCTTGAAGAAGGCGGGGCCGTCGACCTTGCAAAGTGTTTCAACGATTTGCTCGAGGGCTTATGTGAAACGCGCGAGCGCGAGCTAGAGGTTGCGGGGAAAAACCAGCGCATTCGTAGTGCCTTAGACAACGTCACCGCCAACGTGATGATTGCGGACAATGAGCGACGCATCACCTACATGAATGAAGCGGTGCGACTCATGCTGGCCAAGGCTGAGTCCGATATTCGCAAAGACCTTCCGGGGTTCAAAGTAGATGGGCTGGTTGGCACCTGTATAGACAGCTTCCACAAGAACCCCAAACACCAATCCAGCATGTTGGAGTTTTTGGAGAAGCCCCATCACACCGAGATTCAGTTGGGTGGACGCACTTTCGCCCTGATTGCGAGCCCGGTCCTTGATGAAACGGGTACACGCTTGGGTACGGTTGTCGAATGGGGGGATCGCACCGCCGAGCTTAAAATGCAGGCGGAGATTGCCGCGCGGGAGGCGCGCGAGAGAGAGATTGCGGCTGAAAATCTGCGTATTCGCAATGCCTTGGATAATGTCACTGCGAACGTGATGATTGCCGACAACGACCGTCGCATTACGTACTTGAACACATCCGTACGGCAGATGCTTAGTACTGCTGAGTCGGATATCGGCAAGGAGCTGAGCTCTTTTCGCGTAGAGGGCTTGATTGGCACCTGCATTGATGCCTTTCACAAAAACCCAGACCATCAAATGAACATGCTCCGTCACTTGGAGCAGCCGCATCACACCACCATTCGCCTCGGTGGTCGCACCTTTGGGTTGATTGCCAGTCCTGTGATTGATGATGCTGGTGAGCGACTCGCAACAGTGGTGGAATGGCAGGACCAAACGGCTGAGTTGGCTGTTGAGAACGAGGTGAAGAATATCGTTCAAGCCGCTGTGGATGGAGACTACTCACAGCGCTTGAATACAGCCAATAAGGAAGGCTTCCTGGCCGCCCTGGCTGAGGGCCTGAATCAGCTGTTAGCCGTGAATGAAAATGCCTTCTCGGAAATTCAGCGTTTCATGGCCAATCTCGCCGAAGGAGATCTCTCCTCGCGCGTCAATATTCAGGGCGCCGGCGTGTTTGCACGCCTACGTAGCGAGGCCGACACTACTATCGATAACCTCACCGACCTGGTGAAACAGATTCAGCGTGCAGCGGGGACCATCAGCCAATCCTCCAACGAAATTGCGGGAAGCAACGATGACCTGTCGCGGCGAACCGAGCAGCAAGCCGCTAATCTCGAAGAAACGGCATCCTCCATTGAGCAGCTCACGCGCACAGTGGACCAAAACGCCAGCAGTGCGGAGAACGCCAACAAGTTGGCCATTGGTGCTTCGGATGTTGCTGGCAAAGGTGGGGCCGTGGTGCAGAAGGTGGTTGAGACCATGTCTTCGATTAGTCAGGCCAGTAAAAAAATTGCTGACATCATCACAGTGATTGATGAGATCGCTTTCCAAACCAATATCCTGGCTCTGAATGCGGCTGTTGAAGCAGCCCGAGCTGGTGAACAGGGTCGCGGCTTCGCTGTGGTTGCCTCTGAGGTGCGGTCTTTGGCTCAGCGCAGTGCTGAGGCGGCCAAGGAAATCACGTCACTGATTTCTGACAGTGTCACTCGAGTGAAAACGGGTGCAGAGCTGGTCGACGATGCTGGTAAAACAATGACCGACATTGTGAGCAGTGTGAACCAGGTCACCGACATCATTGCCCAGATTGCACAGGCCAGTCAGGAGCAGAGTCAGGGAATCGCCCAGGTGAATCAGACCATTTCCGAGCTGGATCAGGTGACTCAGCAAAACTCGGCGATGGTGGAAGAGTCCTCAAATAACGCCCAAGCCATGCGCCAGGAAGCCCATGGTTTGGTGGGGCTGGTGCAGAACTTTCGGCTAGAGCCCCAGCCCGGAGCAGGACATGGAGTTCGCACTGCGCACCCGCCTGGGGTTGCATCGGCCGCTGGTGCCCAAGTGAGCCACAGCAGCTCCGTTTCAAACAAGGTTCAGCCACCACAGCAACACCGGGCATCTCCCGCAGCCAGACCCATGCAATAG